GGGCGGAGATCTCGTTGTAGCCCTCCACGAACGAGATGGGCGCGTGCATGACCGTCACACCGGCCGCGCGCGCCGCCTCCACCAGGGCGACGGTCTTGGGCAGCATGCCGGTGCTGCCCATAACCCCGCTGACCGCGCCGTGCAGCACACCGCCCTCGCTGGTGAAGTCGTTCTGGTACTCGATCAGCACCACGGCGGTCGTCTTCGGGTCCAGCGCCAACTCGGTCATCGGGCAACTCCCACTGCTCGGCGGCGATCGCGGGATCGATTCAACGGCACCGCAACCGCGCCGGCAATGCGACGTACGGGTTCACTCCCCCGCTCGTGAACACACCCACCGGCGGCCTCGCCCACTTCCCCGGCACACCGGGCATCGCGTTCACGAGGCCGCTGCGCTGATCCGGGTCACCGGCCCAACCAGATCGGCTGTTCCGACATCGGCGTGGTGGAAGGCTTCGACGACCGTTTGCACCCGCAGGGCCGTCTCGAAGTCGGCCAAGCAGCGCGGGTTCTCGCCACGAACGACGTCCGCGAACAGCGAAAGCCGGGTCGCCTCGGAACCCCGCGGTCCCACCAGGGTCACCGGTTGCCACCCGCCGCCATCGGACACCAGCAACTCACCCCAGTTCCGCAGCAGGTACGAGCGGCGGGTTCCCCACAGGATCCACTCGTAGAGCTCAGGCCCCGCAACACCGGAGAACGCGGACACGTGCACGGGAACCTTGCCCGCGCGAAGGAACCCGCGGGCGGCGACTTCGCTCGCGCGTGGATCGGCGAACGGGGTGTCGATCCCGACGTCGACCGGGTCCAGCGGCCCCAGCAGGCGATCGGTCAGGTACACGAAGTGGGACAGGACCTCGCGAACGAACCCGCCCTGGTCCCGGCCCGCGAGCCACGCCGCACCCGCCTGGAACTCCCGTGGCCACCGGGGGAACGACAATCGGATGTCGATCCCGCAGACCTCGCCGACCTCGCCCGCGGTCAGACCGCGCTCGACTTCGAGCACGGCGTCGCGGTCCGACAGCGCGAAGTTCACCGCGCCGACAGCACCGCGCTCGGACGCCGCCCGCACCATCCGGCGCCCGTCCGCCAGGCTGATCGCCAGTGGTTTCTCGCAGAAGACGGCCTTACCCGCCCCCATCGCGGCGATCGCGAGATCCGCGTGGAACATCGGCGGGGTGGCGATGTAGACGGCGTCGACATCCGGCGACTGGATGATCTCCTGCGCGTCGGTCGTGAACGTGACGGCCGGATGTGCGGTCCGCACGCGGTCGATGGCGGCCGGATCGATGTCGGACGCGCGGACGACGGTGTACTCGGGATGGGAAGCCGCCGCGGTGAGCATCTCGACGCCCATCGCGCCGAGCGCGACGATGCCGAGGCGGAGGGGATCGGGCCGGTCTGTCCGAGATCGCATGCGCCCAGCCTCGACGGGGCGGCCGGTAACGTCAATCTACAATATCCGAATGGGACCGTTAAGCGTTGACTTCATGGATGACCTGCGCCGGCTGCGGGTGCTCCGGGAGTTTCGCGAACGCGGGAGCATCACCGCCACCGCGGCAGCCCTGCACCTGACCCCGTCGGCGGTATCGCAGCAGGTGGCCAGGATCGCCCGCGACGTCGGTTTCGAGGTGCTCCAGCACGTCGGACGGCGGGTGGTGCTCACGCCGCGGGGACACGCGCTGCTCGCCCACGCCGACACCGTCTTCGCCGAAGTCGAACGCGCTCGCCACGAGCTCGATTCGTGGGATGACAGCGTTCGCGGAACCATCGCGATCGGCGCGTTCCCCACCGCGATAGCGGGCCTCCTCCCGCATGTGCTCGACCGGGCCCGCGACGAGCTCCCGAACGTCAAGATCACGGTGACCGAGGCCGAGCCGCCCGCCCTGTTCGACGAACTCGACGCGGGACGTCACGACATCGCGCTCGCGGTCAGCTTCACCGGCTCACCCCCCGCGGGCGACCCGCGCTACCACCGCGTCGACCTGGGTCCCGACGAGCTGGACATCGCGCTGCCGCCCGGCCACCCGCTGCTGGGGCGGGAAGAACCGGCGCTCAAGGACTTCCAGAACGACTCGTGGATCATGGGCGACGGCCAGGGCTGCTGCGGCGCCATCACCGCCACGGCCTGCGCCGCGGCCGGCTTCACCCCGGACGTGGCGCACCGGACCAACGACTGGCAGGCCCTCGCCCAACTGGTCGCCCACGGCCACGGCGTCGCGCTGATCCCCCGACTCGCCCAACGCGACCTGCCCGGCGCGATCACCATCCGCCAGGTCACCATGCCCCGCCCACAGCGGTGGCTCTTCGCCGCGGTGCCCGAAGGCGCCCAGCACTCGCCCCTGATCACCACGACACTCGACCTGCTCACGTCCGTGCGGAGACGAGCGGCGCCGTGAGTCGAGCCCGGTGGCCGCGATCACGCCTGGCAGACGGTGCGCCACGATGAGCATGCGGATCCGGCTCTCACGCATGGTCGTTCCCCTTCGGGATGCGCAGCTCCACCTCGGTGCCGTGACCG
This is a stretch of genomic DNA from Saccharothrix ecbatanensis. It encodes these proteins:
- a CDS encoding Gfo/Idh/MocA family protein, whose translation is MRSRTDRPDPLRLGIVALGAMGVEMLTAAASHPEYTVVRASDIDPAAIDRVRTAHPAVTFTTDAQEIIQSPDVDAVYIATPPMFHADLAIAAMGAGKAVFCEKPLAISLADGRRMVRAASERGAVGAVNFALSDRDAVLEVERGLTAGEVGEVCGIDIRLSFPRWPREFQAGAAWLAGRDQGGFVREVLSHFVYLTDRLLGPLDPVDVGIDTPFADPRASEVAARGFLRAGKVPVHVSAFSGVAGPELYEWILWGTRRSYLLRNWGELLVSDGGGWQPVTLVGPRGSEATRLSLFADVVRGENPRCLADFETALRVQTVVEAFHHADVGTADLVGPVTRISAAAS
- a CDS encoding LysR family transcriptional regulator, encoding MDDLRRLRVLREFRERGSITATAAALHLTPSAVSQQVARIARDVGFEVLQHVGRRVVLTPRGHALLAHADTVFAEVERARHELDSWDDSVRGTIAIGAFPTAIAGLLPHVLDRARDELPNVKITVTEAEPPALFDELDAGRHDIALAVSFTGSPPAGDPRYHRVDLGPDELDIALPPGHPLLGREEPALKDFQNDSWIMGDGQGCCGAITATACAAAGFTPDVAHRTNDWQALAQLVAHGHGVALIPRLAQRDLPGAITIRQVTMPRPQRWLFAAVPEGAQHSPLITTTLDLLTSVRRRAAP